Within Peromyscus leucopus breed LL Stock chromosome 7, UCI_PerLeu_2.1, whole genome shotgun sequence, the genomic segment CAAGGACAAGCAGGTACCAGCGGCGATGGGAGAGCCTAACAAATTCCCCTTCTCAAATTGGCACATTTCCTGTGAGCTTTCGAGATTTCACAGTGGGCTTCACAGTTTGCGAACAATTTCCATCATCGTCTGACTGGCAAGTGCTAGTTCTGTGGTAATTTGTGTCTTTAAAATAGCTTAATACACAATAGGGCACAAAGGTCCACTATGCTTCTGACGTAATCGCTTAAATACACATTCTCACAATGTCCCCGACCTAGAGTAGCATTTtaaatccaccaccaccaccaccaccaccaccaccaccaccaccaccaatctcCATGTTCTATTTCCTTAGCCTCTTCTATACATTTGTTATACACATGTGTAGACAGGTAATTCCAATTTTTCTGATCTACTTTCTTTACCTATTCAAATCCATTTTTCATAGACAGATTTAATGATCAGGTTTTCTTCTTAACATGCTCTCTCAAATTATCTGTATTCTAGCAGGGCTGGCTGGGTGGCATCCCTACTTTGAGGATGACAGTTGCTCTACTTTGTCCAGGACTGCAGAAAGAACCCAGCACAGGAGATTTCAGCACAGGAAAATTTTAAACTAGAAAAATCTAATGCAAATCATGACAAAGTGGGTGCCATAGAGCCATCTTCACCCCCGGTAAGGGAGCAGGTAGACCCAATCAAgggtaattttttaaagaaagattaatttttataaattcaattatgtatatgtgtagccATAAGGTTCTTGGGTCCCGCCTGGTCTCCCgcggtccagacaaatctctcttacccatggtctacagctgcttagacccgagtaaacacacagaggcttatattatttacaaactgtatggcctaaagcttatattatttacaaactgtatggcctatggcttgtCTGctggctctttcatcttaaatcaacccacttctataaatctgtatgttgccacatggccatggggTTACCCTTCTGCTGAtctcttgttgctcctttggcagtgggcttgagtctcctctgcctctgcctttcttctctcctgtctctctccttgtttTCCCACtggcctctaagctgtcttgccaaaggccaaagcagcttatttattagccaatgggaacaacatatagtcacagtgtacagaaaaacaTTCCCCAgcatatatgtgtctctgtgtgggtatgtgacaTCCATGGTATGGTTAAGGAAGTTTAATGTAGATAAAGATATGAGAGATAGAACAgccagaagcatctggaagagtctagggcagagagagaaagaagaacactgaacatggccagcagactgagCATGGCCAGGACTATCTTCAAAAGAGGGGGGAACAGCAGAGGATAGAGAaaagtgagagcagcaggaagagagagagagagagagagagagagagagagagagagagagagagagagagggcgcaAACATGGTgagaatagcagggttataaggaaaATGAGTCCCTGGGGGAAGGGAAGTCCATGAGCTGGGGGAAGTTTGGGATAGGGGAGAGGTGAGAAGGGCTAGGATGCTAGCATGGGCTGTGAAACGTGTAACAGGTCCTTGTGACTCTGAGGGAGGCTGGAGGCCACGTgggctttgatatgctaataggtACCACAGGCAGCCATATATTCCTTCTGCCAGAgataagggaaatgactcctttagGGAGATGGAAtcagtttcacaagttcctgaggcatgctgggatttatctaactgccagaaatcctcctgtagtCCAGCTTGAGCTCACAGGACCGCCCTTAGAAGTTTGGGgaattggagtttcctttggacctgacccttaggtcctctgcaagagccatgtgtattcagccatttctccagtctccaTTTTTCATACCCTATGTAGATACCAGTGTAGGGGTTCTGGAAATTTCCTGATGGCATCTACTGAGCCTCCACCTCTTTCTGTGTATTTCTCACTGTCTTCTCCCCTctactctctcttcctctcccctctcttctccacaGTCTTGCTACATAACCCAGGCTAGTCTGGACTCATATATCACCCactctggtcttgaactcataatcctcctgcttcacttCAGCCTTGTGagagctaagattacaggtgtatgtcacAATGCCTGGTTGGCCCTTTTTTTAGATAGGGTGGCTTACTGAGCTAGAACCATACCATCAACAGTATGTTAAAATTtatgttaaataatttatttaataataacttATTTagtaataaatactaaaataaagtTACATTTAAAGTGGAGCCTAGTGGTTTTCAGTATATCCACAGACTTGTGTGATCTCACCtcaaataaattttagaatatttttgtaaTTCCCCAAAGAAAttctcacccctcatcccctGACAAATACCTCAGCTTCTGACAACCTCTGCCCTGCTTTTAGTTTCTAGAGCCTTCCAGGACATTGCACGTAAGTGGGACTGCGTAACATGTAACCTTGGCTTTCTGGCTTCTATTACTTAGACAATGTCTCCTGGGTCTACTCATGTTGTAGCACACATCAGAATCCATTGTTGGCAATTAGTTTTCTCAGGTATGTATCTCCCACATTAGAGTTACTGATTTATAAACTGTTGGGTATTTAGATtgtcttgatctgtttaaggacacacatatatatgttttgtttCTCTTAGGTATACGCCCACTGTGGCACTTcaaatataattggcccccataagctcatagggagtggcactattaggaggtgtggcttttttggagggagtgtgtcattgtaaaggctttgaggtctcatatatgctcaagccacactcagtgcctcaacagttcacttcctgttgcctgtaaaatGTAGGACtctaagctccttctccagcaccatatctgcctgcacaccaccatgttccaccatgatgataatagactgaacctctgagactgtaagccaccccattaaatgttttcccttattagatagagttgctgtggtcacggtttctagcaatagaaaccctaactaagacacccacgaATGGAATTGGGAGTCATCTAGAAACtttatgtttaactttttgagaaacaTTTAGACTATTCTCCAAAGCAGCTGGACTATTTTAAATCCTCACCAgcagcacaggcaggcaggtTCCTTGCCAACACTTGTTACTTGTCTTTTTCATGCTAGCCCTACTAGTAGATGTGAAGTATATAGCCTTGTGGTTTGGGCATACCGTTTTTTCCTCTACCTATAATCAAGCCTCTCAAGTGAAAAGTTACAGCAAACTCAAAGGACATTGGCAAcgaactgaatgtgccaggcaaacactcaaaCTAGACAGCCACAGGCAACTTGCCCCACCTCAAATCATTCTGCCTCGAGGCAAATTTAAGCCTTCTTCAAACCATTGACTTTTCCTCGGGACCGGAACTCATCCCAACTTGCGCTCTTCCTTCTTGGCTGATGTTGGACCACCCTCTCCTGTCTCATCAAGCTTTGCCCTCAAATGgccatctcatctcatctcctgGAGTCTGTCAGGCAGCTGTGTTCCCTGCGTTTACAGCTGTGCATTGCGCAGGCGCATTGCCAACCAGTTTCCTCAAAGGGTTCTGCACCAGTGGTCAGGTCTCCTGAAGCTCAGGGCCCTGGGTACTTCATGTACTCGTTTCTTCTTCCCTTGCTCTCTGGCTTTCtgctattcttttccttttctgattcCCCTCTCCAGATTCTCTGCTGTGCTctaatgtgagaccaaaatgagccatcttagaaataagatcaaaatgctttcaccctaaaactaaggcctaagatttctccttttaggaataggccattagttactgaaaccagtcagttcagattccagaaaccaggaagtgtaaaagtacagagtcacaagatagtcacaaggtaatgcctgccagactatggaatgtcctctccctggtttccagggtaactgaccacagaaatgcccccacctgagggcagccaatgagaatggtggtgggcaaccactcccttagaagtaatttctagaagtccctagaagcgagccaatcagaattgtatccatactagcacccctaaatgatgtaaccttgtgacttttccctttaaaaactgagcttgcagacaggtgggcacttcctccagcctccactgtgttggatgtattggacgaagtccctgcctaggcttgtattgcttttggatatccagaattaaaccttgcttttgcattccggcatgctcgtctttggtggtctctctgggggtcacgatctgggcacaacactctACACCTTTATTTACTGtgttcctttgttccttcttttaTCCCCTCACAGACTCAAAGTGGACCCCGAATGTCCATCAGCTTTCCATTTCTGTAGCTAATAACCAAGACTGTTGATTTGTCAAGAGAAAGACTCATTTCAGCTCCCAGTTTCATGTTGCTTGTAAGTCTACGGTAGAGGATCAGGGTAGGAACATGTGATGCAGAAAAGCCACTCACCAGAAGAGCGAGAAGACACCAGGACCCTACAATCCCCTTTGAGGCTTGTCCACAGAAATGGCTCACGAGGGCTCTCCCTCTAACAGGTCCACCACCTCTCAATGGAACCCAGCCCAAGACAAGCCTGTGAGGGACATATATTAACTATAGGACCATGTATGACCTCATCTCTGGTCCCTGTTTTCTCATCTCCATCGATTAGTTGAAATTCCACTGGCTTAGCAGAAAGAGCCAGGTGTCTTGATGGGGTTACCAAGAAGGTGATGCTTGGAAATAGACAGCTGTCTGCAGTCAGGAGGGAGGAACTGACTTGagactctggcctctgtggtaagATGATCTTTTggtgtcatttgttttctgagcCAGAGTCTCACACAGCctcttgtagcccagactgaccttggacTCAATAAGTTgccaacttctgatcctcctacctccacctcctgagtgctgaaattgcAGGCAGGCAGCACCACAccgtttatgtgatgctggggatgaaacccaggacaTAACACATGTCAGACAAGCACTATGTCAACTGAACCAAATCCCCAGGCCCTCTGATCAATAGCCTCTAAATCAGTCTGTGCTGACTCCCATCCCCTCATTAACAGGGAAATACTGTAAGATAATCATCCGGCACTTAAGCCCATTGTTATTTGCTGTGTGAGAGTCTATAGCTACCATCTTGTAGTTTGACAAAGCAGTCAAGGACAGcactaataatttaaaaatatataataataaaagagtgGGAGAAGTATAATTTCATGAAGGACAGCTCATTTCAGAAGCAGACAGGAGCTATTGTGATTGTTTGAATGACATTATTTGCTTTATAAAGAATTTCGATCCAGCTTGGGGTAATAGGGTAACATTCAGATGCCAGATTAGGATGAATTAAAGGACTGCGATATGGACCACATGGATATACATCCTCAGCCCTGACCAAAGAGATCTGGGGTCCCCATGTCTGGAGCAGTGACTAAAGCTGGTCCGTGTCTGTTTTTCAGAACCAAGGGACCTGAGAAGGAGGAGAAGTTGAGGCGGGCAATCAAGCAGGTGCTGAAGTATGATGTGACCCAGAGCCAGCCTCTGGGTGgggtctctctgcctcctgctgactGCCTGCTCAGCACACTGTGTCTGGATGCTGCCTGCCCTGACCTTCCCACCTACCGCGCTGCCCTCAGGAATCTGGGCAGCCTGCTCAAGCCAGGGGGCTTCCTGGTGATGGTGGACGCCCTGAAGAGTAGCTACTACATGATTGGAGAGCAGAGGTTTTCCAGCCTTCCCCTGGGATGGGAGGCCGTTCGAGACGCCGTGGAAGAGGCTGGCTACATCATTGAGCGGTTTGAGGTGATTTCTCAGAATTACTCTTCTGCCACAGCCAACAATGAAGGACTGTTCTCCCTAGTGGGGCGCAAGCCAGGTAGAGCTGAATGACATCCTGTGATTCCAATTAAAGGCTGGCTGGTTTGTTTCAGACTCTGGCTCTGACAGCAGTGTTCACTGTGTGGTGGTGTAGAGgctgactgggggtggggtgcccaTGGttcagggtggggtgggcagtCTAGGATGAACTCATGGGCCATTCCTTGGTGTACCATACATGTATTAATGCTATGGGACCCCCAGGTGAGTAGCTGAGACATCTGGTCTCCTCTACCTGTACTCACAAAAGAAGCTTCGCCACCACAGACATGCAGTGGAGGCCACACCTGGGAACCGTGTGTGTGTGATCAAGCCCACACCTGCCTACAGAGACATCAGTTATCCACTGTTAACCTCCCAGGGAGTTGCTGTATCCTTCGCTTGCCTTCTTCCTGGAGAGACTGACACACCCAAGCCTCTGATGAATCTGCTCTGGGCCCAGCCAGTCTCTAATAGACtttcctccacccccatcccccacgcCCTGCCAGCACCAGTCTGACTTCAGGGACCAGAGGACAGCTGACCTGCATCTTTTCCAGTTCATCCCAGTGATCCaaactttttttctcttccaaagcTCATCTCATTTTCAAATTCTATCACTCCTTAGGCAAGTCAGCTAACCTCTCCGTGCCtcggtttcctcatctgcaaaatgagatTGAAATAGGACCGCTTGTTAAGATAACGAAAAGGAATGACAAGCTAGAAAGAATCCAGAGGGATACTTGGTACTCAGGGGGCATCGACTAAATGTTGACGATCGTGGTCATCATTATCACTACAATCATCATATTCCCATCTTTGCTCTCAGTTGCCAAAGCAGCTGAGAAGAGATGTTTCCATCCCTAGTAGAAGAGGGATCCTTCTCTGGGCTCTCCACTGCTGTGGCTATCAAGAGCATCCAACAAGAAAACAGTTGTCCACACCGCCAGTTCCCTTCTGGTTCAAGAACTATCCAGCACACATGTGTTTAGTGCCCTCCATGTGTCTTCCCTGTGCCAGGTCCTGGGAATGGAAATGAAGCCCCAGTGTCAGCTGGCTCAAGAGCCCTCGTCTTTGTAGACACAGTTGCATGACAAGTGCCCACAGATGCTGCCAGAGACAGTGACCTCTGCAGTCCCCACCCAGAGTCCGCCTGCTCAGCATCTTCTGCTCCGGCTGTCCTGCCTGACAGTGCACAGGAGGGCTATGTGGAGGAAGCTACTCCCCTGCCTGTGTGTCGGAGCcatgtgtgtgtcttcctgcccAAGAGGCAGAGAACACATTCTTTTGACACTAGAGTTGGCCAAGAGCCAGATGGCAAATACTTTTTGGCTTTGTGGGTCACACAGTCTtttcttattgattgattgattgaggagtgagtgagtgaatgaatgagtgagtggggagtgagtgagtgaaacagcatctcactatgcagtcctggctgtcctgagactcactctgtagaccaggctggccttgaactcacagagatccacctgcctctgcctcccaggtgctgagatttaaggcatGCTCTGACATGCCTAGCCTTGGTCATATAGTTTTGCTCATAGCTGTTCAACCCCACAGTTGGAGCAGAATGAGCCACAGATGACATGTAAATGAATATGCAACTTCCCGTACTGAAACAGGTGGATAGGTAGGTTTGGACCAAGGGTTGTGGTTTATAGACCTCTGATCTGGGATCAGAAGCAGCCCTATTTGTGGTTCAAGTTTCTTGTGTCCACTTTGGTTGTCTTGTGATACTCAGTAAGGGAGCTCAGACCCTATACAAGGGTGAGGACAGGGGATACTGATTCTTCTCACTCCGTCCttactcttcctctctctttattGCTGTTCCCCTCAGTCAAAACCTCCCAGTTGGAAGGCATTCcataaatacaaacagaaaacGAGAAAAAaagttgaggcagggggatgccaGACCAAATGTCCACTACACCCATATGTTCACACTGAAAGTTACCATACTCATCCGAGTGTCATAAAATCCATGGAGGGCACCACAATGCACTTTATAAAAACAACCGAGAACAAACTGGGCAGGGAAAAAATTTTCCCTGATAATAGAGAAGCATGAAACAATAATTGATGAAGTTTTGTTTTACAAATCTATGTATTTATCTGCTTACATGCTGGCCTGCACTCAAGCACGGCTAAGTTAGTACTGTGGGCATCTTCCACTCAGAGCTAGCTGTGGATCTGTCTGAAAGATATCTACTACATGCCCGTTACTGGTGtgttagtttcatttctgtggttaaaaaaaaaaatctggcaaaaAACAAGTTATGGGAGAGAggagtttatttcaacttacaattccaggttatagccCACCATTGtggggaagtaaaggcaggaactTCAAGCAGCTaatcatatcacatccacagtcaagagcagagagaaatggatgcaCACGTGATCAATTGCTTGCTTGTCCTCAGCTCAGTTTCCCCACTCCTAGACAGTTTAGGACTCCCTGCCTGGGGAGTGGtgcttcccacagtgggctgggtcttcccccaTCTCTTAAGACATCCTCACAGGCCACACCAATATAGACAACCCTTCGCTGAGACTCTCATTCTAGGTGATTCTgggttgtgccaagttgacaattaaagccaaCCATCCCAGCTTTATGATGCATTTGCTGCTGGATTATGACATAGCATGTGATCCGAAAGGTTGGAAAACAACTTGCCTGTACTCCGGGATTCTGAGATTGGACTATGAatacctgaatttttttttctttcaggcagAGATAAGATATGTAGCTTCTTCCTCCTAAAGAATGCTTAGTCCCTTGGAGAAACcgacacacaaacaaatgtagctTCACTGTGAGTGAAGGAAGGGCTCAGATGGAGTATCGGCAGCACTGGGTGCTTGAAGGGAGGGTGCCACAAAAATAGAGTAGCTGTTCTGCACCTTGCAGGCTGAATAAGGGTGTTTGGGGCAGGTAGGGATGGAGGAGATACCTGGGGGACAGTGTGAGCCGATGCCGGAAATGACTCCTGCCAGCCGCAGACGCACCCTTTACCGGTTTGCTCTTTCCGTGAGACCCAGACCTAAGCAAACATTTGGcttctggcttttttgtttgccttttctgaAGTCAAACACACCAACCAAGTCATGAGCAAACAGACTCCAGGATCGTTCTGGTCCCAACTTTTAAATGTCTTTGACCGCTGACCCTGCTCAGTTTTTTCCAGCGGGCTTTCTGAGGGAAGTGTTGAACAGTGTCACCATGAGCAAACTTGTATGATGTAGGAGCCTCTGTGGCTATGCATAATGCCTTGGGGGAAGACCAGGGAAAAAGCAAGCTATTAAAGAGGTAGTTAGCTCATTTAGTGTCACGCAGACCAGCCTTGGTAATTCCTATGATCTGGCTGTCAGGAATAATCAAAGG encodes:
- the Nnmt gene encoding nicotinamide N-methyltransferase, with protein sequence MESGFTSKDTYLSHFNPRDYLEKYYSFGSRHCAESVILRHLLEDLFKIFCLGGVKGDLLIDIGSGPTIYQLLSACESFKEIVVSDYTDQNLRELQKWLKKEPGAFDWSPVVTYVCDLEGNRTKGPEKEEKLRRAIKQVLKYDVTQSQPLGGVSLPPADCLLSTLCLDAACPDLPTYRAALRNLGSLLKPGGFLVMVDALKSSYYMIGEQRFSSLPLGWEAVRDAVEEAGYIIERFEVISQNYSSATANNEGLFSLVGRKPGRAE